In the Synechococcus sp. Nb3U1 genome, one interval contains:
- a CDS encoding malic enzyme-like NAD(P)-binding protein, producing the protein MTKLTPSSSYSIALRIRLPNQPGALARVTQAIADVGGNLSQIDLIQQSPSETVREISVDAASSDHAQQIRAAVGSLPNVKVERVLDRTFELHRGGKLRVMGKSPLESAADLAMAYTPGVGRVSMQIATDPASVYEYTIKGNTVGIVTDGSAVLGLGDIGPEAALPVMEGKAALFKRFADIDAFPLCLATQDVEQIVETVVHLAPGFGGFNLEDISAPRCFAIESKLKSRLTLPVFHDDQHGTAIVVLAALLNALKVAKKPLDQVRIVLNGAGAAGIAVSQLLRRAGATQIVVCDRQGIISRSRADLTPEKASVAVEQSGSLFEALVGADVFIGVSVANALTVEMVETMASAPILFALANPVPEIQPELVSDQVAVMATGRSDYPNQINNVLAFPGVFRGALDCRAKQINTEMCVAASEAIAALIPVEDLDRNWIIPSVFDGRVVSGVAAAVVRAARRTGVAGIL; encoded by the coding sequence ATGACGAAACTCACCCCCAGCTCCAGCTACAGCATTGCCCTCCGCATTCGCTTGCCCAACCAACCGGGAGCCCTAGCCCGGGTGACTCAGGCAATCGCCGATGTGGGAGGTAACCTCAGCCAGATCGATCTCATCCAGCAATCCCCTTCCGAGACGGTGCGGGAAATTTCCGTGGATGCGGCTAGCAGCGACCATGCCCAGCAAATTCGAGCTGCTGTCGGATCCCTGCCGAACGTGAAGGTAGAGCGGGTACTGGATCGCACCTTTGAGCTGCACCGTGGCGGCAAGTTGCGGGTGATGGGCAAAAGCCCGCTGGAAAGTGCTGCCGATTTGGCCATGGCCTACACACCGGGGGTGGGTCGGGTTTCCATGCAAATTGCCACGGATCCCGCCTCTGTGTACGAGTACACCATCAAGGGCAATACCGTCGGCATTGTTACCGATGGCAGCGCCGTGTTGGGGTTGGGGGATATTGGCCCGGAGGCCGCCCTGCCGGTGATGGAAGGAAAGGCGGCTCTGTTTAAGCGCTTTGCGGATATCGATGCCTTTCCACTGTGTTTGGCCACCCAGGATGTGGAGCAGATCGTCGAAACGGTGGTGCATCTGGCCCCTGGCTTTGGTGGCTTTAACTTGGAAGACATCAGTGCCCCCCGTTGCTTCGCGATTGAATCGAAGTTGAAGTCCCGCCTCACCCTACCGGTGTTTCATGATGACCAGCACGGGACTGCGATTGTGGTGTTGGCGGCGTTGCTTAATGCCTTGAAGGTGGCGAAAAAGCCTCTGGATCAGGTGCGCATCGTCTTGAACGGGGCGGGTGCAGCCGGTATTGCGGTAAGCCAACTGTTGCGCCGAGCCGGGGCCACTCAGATTGTCGTCTGTGATCGCCAAGGGATCATCAGCCGTTCCCGTGCCGATCTCACTCCAGAAAAAGCCAGTGTTGCCGTCGAGCAAAGCGGCTCCCTATTCGAAGCCCTAGTGGGGGCGGATGTGTTCATCGGGGTGAGCGTGGCCAATGCCCTGACAGTGGAGATGGTGGAAACCATGGCCTCCGCTCCAATCCTATTTGCTCTGGCTAACCCGGTGCCGGAGATCCAGCCGGAGTTGGTGAGCGATCAGGTGGCGGTGATGGCAACAGGGCGCAGCGATTACCCGAACCAAATCAACAATGTGCTCGCTTTCCCAGGGGTATTTCGTGGGGCTCTCGATTGCCGAGCCAAGCAGATCAACACCGAGATGTGCGTAGCCGCCTCCGAGGCGATTGCCGCTCTGATCCCTGTCGAAGACCTGGATCGCAACTGGATCATCCCCTCCGTATTCGATGGGCGGGTGGTGTCTGGGGTGGCAGCTGCCGTGGTGCGGGCGGCCCGACGGACGGGTGTCGCCGGGATCCTCTAG
- a CDS encoding ABC transporter ATP-binding protein translates to MANSISFPSGGGPSVNASSPTSPHPSQTTLLRIENLKMHFPILRGLILQRQVGSVKAVDGVSFEVRRGETLGLVGESGCGKSTTGRAILQLYRPTAGHVYFENADLTQLEGEDLRRMRRRMQMVFQDPYASLNPRQTVGAIVGEPLTVFNVAKGKAQQERVKELLDVVGLNPSFINRYPHEFSGGQRQRIVIARALALNPDFIVCDEPISALDVSIQAQVVNLLEALQEQFGLTYLFIAHDLSVVRHISDRVAVMYLGKVVELADRDEIYQNPLHPYTQALLSAVPIPDPEVEAKRQRIILKGDVPSPVNPPKGCNFHTRCPLVTEVCRQDPPPVFRDVGGGHFVACHLVK, encoded by the coding sequence ATGGCTAACTCCATCTCTTTCCCCAGCGGGGGCGGACCCTCGGTCAATGCCAGCAGCCCTACATCGCCTCACCCCAGTCAAACCACTCTGCTGCGCATCGAAAACCTGAAAATGCACTTTCCCATTCTGCGCGGGCTGATCCTGCAGCGACAGGTGGGATCCGTAAAAGCAGTGGATGGGGTGAGTTTTGAGGTGCGGCGGGGGGAAACCCTGGGTTTGGTGGGGGAATCGGGCTGTGGCAAAAGCACCACCGGGCGAGCCATTTTGCAGCTGTATCGACCCACCGCTGGGCATGTCTATTTTGAGAATGCGGATCTTACCCAATTGGAGGGCGAAGATCTGCGCCGGATGCGCCGCCGGATGCAGATGGTATTTCAGGATCCCTATGCTTCTTTGAATCCACGTCAGACGGTGGGGGCAATTGTGGGAGAGCCACTGACGGTGTTCAACGTGGCCAAAGGCAAAGCCCAGCAGGAGCGGGTTAAAGAGCTGCTGGACGTGGTCGGCCTCAACCCCAGTTTTATCAATCGCTACCCCCACGAGTTTTCCGGTGGGCAACGACAACGGATTGTGATCGCCCGCGCCTTAGCTTTGAACCCGGATTTTATCGTCTGTGATGAGCCGATCTCCGCCTTGGATGTATCGATTCAGGCACAGGTGGTGAATTTGCTGGAGGCGCTACAGGAGCAATTTGGCCTCACTTATCTGTTCATCGCCCATGATCTAAGCGTGGTGCGTCATATTTCCGACCGGGTGGCGGTGATGTATTTGGGCAAAGTGGTAGAGCTGGCGGATCGAGACGAGATCTATCAAAACCCGCTGCACCCCTATACCCAGGCGCTGCTTTCGGCCGTCCCCATTCCCGACCCGGAGGTGGAGGCCAAACGGCAACGGATCATTCTCAAAGGGGATGTGCCCAGCCCCGTCAACCCGCCCAAGGGGTGCAACTTCCATACCCGCTGCCCCTTGGTGACCGAGGTCTGCCGACAGGATCCGCCCCCAGTCTTTCGGGATGTGGGTGGGGGGCATTTTGTCGCCTGTCATCTGGTGAAATGA
- a CDS encoding ABC transporter ATP-binding protein — translation MTRLLEVRRLETRFYTQDGVVHAVNGPSFHVDEGETLGIVGESGSGKSISMLSVMGLIPTPPGKITGGEVLFAGQDLLKLKESEMRRIRGNQIAMIFQDPMTSLNPVLRVSRQITESLQLHLGMSADQARQRAIELLQMVGIPAAAERVDNYPHQFSGGMRQRVMIAMGLSCRPKLLIADEPTTALDVTIQAQIVELIKALRDEIGMAIIWITHDLAFLAGIADRILVMYGGQIMEEAPLHQLYKNPRHPYTIGLLQSIPRLDERRHEKLQPIEGMPPDLVNYPKGCPFAARCRFVIDRCWSEDPELEPVGSDHAVACWVKPEGKDHLLTATLANGERQSLGGAANG, via the coding sequence ATGACTCGATTACTAGAAGTACGGCGGTTAGAGACACGGTTTTATACCCAAGATGGGGTGGTACACGCCGTCAATGGCCCCAGCTTTCATGTTGATGAAGGGGAAACCCTCGGCATTGTCGGGGAATCGGGCTCCGGCAAAAGTATCAGCATGCTCTCTGTTATGGGTTTGATCCCTACGCCTCCGGGCAAAATTACAGGCGGTGAGGTGCTGTTTGCGGGCCAAGACCTGCTCAAATTGAAAGAATCGGAAATGCGGCGTATCCGGGGCAACCAGATCGCCATGATCTTTCAAGACCCGATGACCTCCTTGAACCCTGTCCTGCGGGTGAGCCGACAGATTACTGAATCCCTGCAACTCCACCTGGGCATGAGCGCCGATCAAGCACGGCAGCGGGCTATCGAACTGTTGCAAATGGTGGGGATCCCAGCGGCAGCAGAGCGGGTGGACAACTACCCCCACCAGTTTTCTGGAGGCATGCGGCAACGGGTGATGATCGCCATGGGCTTGTCCTGTCGCCCCAAGCTACTGATTGCCGATGAGCCGACCACCGCTTTGGATGTGACGATCCAAGCGCAAATCGTGGAGCTGATCAAAGCCCTGCGGGATGAGATCGGCATGGCGATCATTTGGATTACCCACGATCTGGCCTTTTTGGCGGGCATTGCCGATCGGATCTTGGTCATGTATGGCGGTCAGATCATGGAAGAGGCCCCTCTGCACCAGCTTTACAAAAACCCCCGTCACCCTTACACCATCGGCCTATTGCAGAGTATTCCCCGCCTGGATGAGCGCCGCCACGAGAAGCTGCAGCCGATCGAGGGGATGCCCCCCGACTTGGTGAATTACCCGAAGGGGTGCCCTTTTGCGGCTCGTTGTCGCTTTGTCATCGACCGCTGCTGGAGCGAAGATCCAGAACTAGAGCCGGTTGGCTCCGATCATGCGGTAGCCTGCTGGGTGAAACCGGAGGGGAAAGACCATCTCTTGACGGCCACCCTAGCCAACGGTGAGCGCCAATCTTTGGGGGGAGCAGCCAATGGCTAA
- a CDS encoding peptide ABC transporter substrate-binding protein, whose product MSFKRLKMQLVKLRLLLIPLFVVGGLLLHHWVPAQAQADDTLRLLYWQAPTLLNPHLSTGTKDFEASRLVYEPLASFDARGEMVPFLAAEIPSIENGDVAEDLSSVTWKLKSGVTWADGEPFTADDVVFTYEYISNPEVGAITSEYYTDIASVEALDPTTVKITFKEPTVAWFVPFVGTNGMIIPKHIFETYNGPNSREAPANLAPIGTGPYITEDVKPGDVIVYVANENFREEGKPFFKRVELKGGGDATSAARAVLQTGDADYAWNTQVEAAVLTQLEATGIGRIVPKPGPNMERIVVNFSDPNVEKDGQRSHKDVPHPFLTDLNVRKALSLAMDRQTIADQLYGVAGTPTNDYVLSPENIRANAPWEFNLEEAAKLLDEAGWVDSNNNGIRDKDGVEMRMVFQTSVNPVRQKTQEIIKQDLGKIGIDLELKSIDASIFFDSEPNNPDNLGHFYADLQMYTTGNENPDPTGYMRRYLCEEIAQKENNWASANDSRYCNPAYEAMFAELVSMTDPDERDEQVKKMNNFLTVEDVAVIPLIDRSSPATAANSIEGIDLTPWDLEPWNIKDWTRKS is encoded by the coding sequence ATGTCTTTTAAACGTCTGAAAATGCAGCTAGTCAAGCTGCGGCTTTTGTTGATCCCACTGTTTGTGGTGGGTGGTTTGCTCCTTCATCATTGGGTGCCAGCCCAAGCCCAAGCGGATGACACCTTGCGGTTGTTGTACTGGCAAGCCCCAACCCTATTGAATCCTCATCTCTCCACTGGCACCAAGGATTTTGAAGCTAGCCGCTTGGTTTACGAACCTCTGGCCAGCTTCGATGCTCGTGGCGAAATGGTGCCCTTTTTGGCTGCCGAAATTCCCAGCATCGAAAACGGCGATGTGGCAGAAGATTTGAGCTCGGTTACCTGGAAGCTCAAGAGCGGGGTGACTTGGGCAGATGGGGAACCCTTCACCGCCGATGATGTGGTCTTCACCTACGAGTACATTTCCAACCCAGAAGTCGGGGCAATTACGTCTGAGTACTATACCGACATCGCTTCGGTGGAGGCTTTGGATCCGACCACGGTGAAAATTACCTTCAAAGAGCCGACGGTGGCTTGGTTCGTGCCCTTTGTCGGCACCAACGGCATGATCATCCCCAAGCATATTTTTGAAACCTACAATGGCCCCAACTCCCGTGAAGCGCCAGCCAACCTGGCCCCGATCGGCACTGGGCCTTACATCACCGAGGATGTCAAACCGGGGGATGTGATCGTCTATGTGGCCAATGAAAATTTCCGTGAAGAAGGCAAACCGTTCTTTAAGCGGGTGGAACTGAAAGGTGGCGGCGATGCCACATCGGCAGCGCGGGCGGTGCTGCAAACGGGTGATGCCGACTATGCCTGGAACACCCAAGTGGAAGCAGCAGTGCTGACCCAGTTGGAAGCCACCGGCATTGGTCGGATTGTTCCCAAGCCCGGCCCCAACATGGAGCGGATCGTTGTCAATTTCTCTGATCCGAATGTGGAAAAAGACGGGCAGCGCTCCCACAAAGATGTACCGCATCCATTCCTGACAGACTTGAATGTGCGCAAAGCCCTGAGCTTGGCCATGGATCGGCAAACCATTGCCGATCAACTCTACGGTGTGGCCGGCACCCCCACCAACGACTATGTACTTTCTCCGGAGAACATTCGCGCCAATGCCCCCTGGGAATTCAATCTAGAAGAGGCAGCCAAGCTGTTGGATGAAGCCGGCTGGGTAGATAGCAACAACAACGGCATCCGCGACAAAGATGGCGTGGAAATGCGCATGGTCTTCCAAACCTCTGTCAACCCAGTGCGCCAAAAAACCCAGGAGATCATCAAGCAGGATCTGGGCAAAATCGGCATTGACCTAGAGCTGAAGAGTATTGATGCCAGCATCTTCTTCGACAGTGAGCCCAACAACCCCGATAACCTCGGCCACTTCTACGCTGACCTGCAGATGTACACCACCGGCAATGAAAACCCCGACCCAACAGGTTACATGCGCCGTTACCTCTGCGAGGAGATCGCCCAAAAGGAAAACAACTGGGCCAGCGCCAACGATTCTCGCTACTGCAACCCCGCCTACGAAGCGATGTTCGCTGAATTGGTGAGCATGACCGATCCGGATGAGCGGGATGAGCAGGTCAAGAAGATGAACAATTTCCTGACGGTGGAGGATGTGGCGGTGATCCCATTGATCGACCGATCCAGCCCTGCCACTGCGGCTAACAGCATCGAAGGGATTGATCTCACCCCTTGGGATCTCGAACCCTGGAATATCAAAGACTGGACTCGCAAGTCTTAA
- a CDS encoding ABC transporter permease, whose amino-acid sequence MTRYLINRLFISIPTLLAISVVVFAILALAPGDPMAEFATNPAITAEVRENIRRSLGLDQPIYIRYVKWLWAFMRGDMGFSFNSRSPVVNLILQRLPTTLWVVGTAYLLAALLAVPLGVISALKRYTFFDQMVTTLAFVGFSLPTFFTGILFIIIFSVQLRWFPFIYNSTLRVTNWATFMAQVRQSIMPVMVLVLFQAAVLMRFVRASMLEQMNRDYVRTARAKGLRNFVVVNRHILRNALIPVVTLVALDIPTVFTGALVTEQIFRVPGIGALLVDSIFRGDTPVVMAITFIYAILIVIFNLVADILYGILDPRVQYAR is encoded by the coding sequence ATGACTCGCTACCTGATTAACCGCCTGTTCATCTCTATTCCCACCTTGTTGGCCATCAGCGTGGTAGTGTTTGCCATTCTCGCTTTGGCCCCCGGGGATCCGATGGCGGAATTTGCCACCAACCCAGCCATTACTGCCGAAGTGCGGGAGAACATTCGCCGTTCTTTGGGGTTGGATCAACCCATCTATATTCGCTATGTGAAATGGCTGTGGGCCTTTATGCGTGGGGATATGGGCTTTTCTTTTAATAGCCGCAGCCCGGTGGTGAACTTGATTTTGCAGCGGTTGCCCACCACCCTTTGGGTTGTCGGTACGGCTTACCTCTTGGCGGCCTTGCTGGCAGTGCCTTTGGGGGTGATCTCTGCCCTGAAGCGCTATACCTTTTTCGATCAGATGGTGACGACCCTGGCCTTCGTGGGGTTTTCTTTGCCCACCTTTTTTACCGGCATTTTGTTCATCATTATTTTCAGTGTGCAACTGCGCTGGTTCCCGTTTATCTACAACAGCACCCTGCGGGTGACGAACTGGGCCACGTTTATGGCTCAGGTGCGGCAGTCGATTATGCCGGTGATGGTTTTGGTGTTGTTTCAGGCGGCAGTGCTGATGCGCTTTGTGCGAGCCTCAATGCTAGAGCAAATGAACCGCGATTATGTGCGAACCGCTAGGGCTAAAGGCTTGCGGAACTTTGTGGTGGTGAACCGGCATATTTTGCGCAATGCCCTGATCCCAGTGGTGACGCTGGTGGCCTTGGATATTCCCACTGTGTTTACTGGGGCGTTGGTAACGGAACAAATTTTCCGGGTGCCGGGGATCGGTGCTTTGCTGGTGGACTCCATCTTTCGAGGCGATACACCCGTAGTGATGGCCATTACTTTCATCTACGCCATTTTGATTGTGATTTTCAATTTGGTGGCGGATATCCTCTACGGCATTTTGGATCCGCGGGTGCAGTATGCGCGCTAG
- a CDS encoding ABC transporter permease gives MSASIPASAQAATPKRPPRTLWGDAWRRFRRDKLALFGAATLIVIVLACVFGPLVYTASHSQIDFSRSQMSPSWVHPFGTNDLGQDVLARVLRGGRVSLSVGITSMLVAIFVGSLIGAISGFYGGWLDVALMRFTDLFLSLPQLPVLLMVIFLFRETLRRLAGPETGIFMLMVLVIGSLNWMSVARLVRASFLSVREMDFVLAGRAIGAPAHRLIWVHIFPNVLSPVIVAATLSVGTAIITESTLSFLGLGFPPDVPTWGRLLYDARDYLEQSPHMAFFPGLMIFLTVLSINFVGDGLRDALDPQMRPR, from the coding sequence ATGTCTGCTTCGATCCCTGCTTCTGCTCAAGCTGCTACACCAAAACGTCCACCGCGGACATTGTGGGGAGATGCCTGGCGACGCTTTCGGCGGGATAAGCTGGCCCTGTTCGGGGCCGCAACCCTGATTGTGATCGTTCTGGCCTGTGTATTCGGCCCGCTGGTCTATACTGCCTCCCACAGCCAGATTGACTTCTCCCGCTCACAGATGTCCCCCAGTTGGGTGCATCCTTTTGGCACCAATGATCTCGGGCAAGATGTCTTGGCGCGGGTGCTGCGGGGGGGGCGAGTGTCGCTGTCGGTGGGCATTACCTCGATGCTGGTGGCGATCTTTGTTGGAAGCTTGATCGGGGCGATCTCGGGGTTCTATGGGGGCTGGTTGGATGTAGCCCTGATGCGCTTCACGGATTTGTTCCTCTCCTTGCCGCAGTTGCCGGTGTTGTTGATGGTGATCTTTCTGTTTCGGGAGACCTTGCGGCGGTTGGCGGGGCCGGAAACGGGGATTTTCATGCTGATGGTACTGGTGATCGGCAGCTTGAATTGGATGTCGGTGGCGCGGCTGGTGCGAGCCAGTTTCTTGAGTGTGCGGGAGATGGATTTCGTCTTGGCCGGGCGGGCAATCGGGGCTCCCGCCCATCGGCTGATTTGGGTCCATATTTTCCCGAATGTGCTCAGCCCGGTGATCGTGGCAGCGACCTTGTCGGTGGGAACGGCGATCATCACCGAGTCCACCTTGAGCTTTTTGGGGTTGGGCTTTCCGCCGGATGTGCCCACTTGGGGGAGGCTCCTTTACGATGCCCGCGATTACCTGGAACAGTCTCCCCACATGGCTTTCTTCCCCGGTTTGATGATTTTCCTGACGGTGCTAAGTATCAACTTTGTCGGGGATGGACTGCGGGATGCGCTGGATCCGCAAATGCGGCCACGGTGA
- a CDS encoding DUF1614 domain-containing protein, whose amino-acid sequence MSWNDQKPAAEGILTMFYLPVSLLLFVVLLLLLPLIWLGLAVDVVALAVAKLGFSRDVALLLLLAVLVGSPINIPLYRVECEVTVVEDLASLWMRQFWGIPLVKMPQETVIALNVGGGLIPVALALYQLGRANVGLILSVTALVTLVSYFASHVVPGIGIQMNPLIAPATAALAAFLIAGEQAPAVAFAGGVLGTVLGADLLHLPEVLRRNCSGILSIGGAGVFDGIALCGLFALLLS is encoded by the coding sequence TTGTCATGGAACGACCAAAAGCCCGCCGCAGAAGGGATCCTGACCATGTTCTACCTACCCGTCTCGCTGCTATTATTCGTGGTGCTGTTGCTGCTGCTGCCCCTGATCTGGCTAGGATTGGCGGTGGATGTGGTGGCGCTGGCGGTGGCCAAGCTGGGGTTTTCGCGGGATGTAGCCTTGCTGTTGCTGCTGGCGGTGCTGGTGGGCAGCCCAATCAATATCCCTCTTTACCGGGTGGAGTGTGAGGTGACGGTGGTGGAGGATTTGGCCAGCCTGTGGATGCGGCAGTTCTGGGGGATCCCGTTGGTGAAAATGCCGCAGGAGACGGTAATTGCTTTGAATGTTGGGGGTGGGTTGATCCCGGTGGCTTTGGCGCTGTACCAGTTGGGCCGGGCCAATGTGGGGCTGATCCTGTCGGTAACAGCGCTAGTGACCTTGGTGAGCTACTTTGCTTCCCATGTGGTGCCAGGGATCGGCATTCAAATGAATCCCCTGATCGCCCCGGCTACAGCAGCCTTGGCGGCTTTTCTAATCGCAGGCGAACAGGCCCCAGCCGTTGCCTTTGCCGGTGGGGTTTTAGGCACGGTGCTCGGGGCGGATTTGCTGCACTTACCAGAGGTGCTGCGGCGCAATTGTTCCGGCATTCTCAGTATCGGTGGGGCAGGGGTCTTCGATGGTATCGCCCTTTGTGGTCTATTTGCCCTGCTATTGAGCTAG
- a CDS encoding caspase family protein has product MAWQSGRYGQALAASSRKLALLIGINRYPGEGSLLQGCLTDVELQRELLLHRFGFAPPEILTLTDGVATWSGIQSAFAEHLGGQSRTAETVVVHFSGHGQWLSGSQNPWQPALLLSGSEGSTGIPAIPLESFFHLLEGLGTAQLTTLLDCGFTHTAPSVRGNWQLRARPAAAVKGSGSPASDQSVDQSIGSVPAPQRVWPTPPKGLLITATTPQDLAAEASWPGFYAGVLTYLLTQYLWETTPATRLAVAFNQVSSRRELGMFACQRPTLEGKETARRIPPYFLNLAQSGVSGVIQDVKGSRAQVWLGGIPPAALCGLQPGTLLTPIPTDAPQEVANPPTPLVLRSRNGLLAQAQLSSSEGQLPPVGTPLREQLRGLSQTLKLLVGLEDNLGRIEKVDITNAIASFSWMETANPRERQVDCLLGRITPEMARAFQSDTLPKPLEVNSYSLFWPGRELVLDSCGPVGEAAAVAVQRLAPRLAHLLAAKRLRTTLNAASSPLAVVAELGSKDKSPSLAARFTQAVTSTPVELGMQRFMRGDPLRLTLRNNGEQDLFGYVLMTDPTGQLHLLAPMPQDNFTLPLRLEAQSTLVLPRLPETDNELRTTPGSSDLLTCNAQGLTELLFVASTRPLQTSLEALKSMARKLGVTRSPMLLNGPLEWTQMLMEELTSRASESFGSSDADLRLLDPAQSLTLSLTYTLI; this is encoded by the coding sequence ATGGCATGGCAGTCTGGGCGCTATGGACAAGCGTTGGCGGCTAGCTCCCGCAAACTGGCGCTATTGATCGGCATTAACCGCTACCCCGGCGAGGGATCCCTGTTGCAGGGGTGCCTGACGGATGTGGAATTGCAACGGGAGTTGCTTCTGCATCGCTTCGGCTTTGCCCCGCCAGAAATCCTGACCCTGACGGATGGAGTCGCTACTTGGAGCGGTATCCAGTCTGCTTTTGCCGAGCATCTAGGGGGCCAAAGCCGTACTGCCGAAACCGTCGTGGTGCATTTTAGCGGTCATGGGCAGTGGCTATCGGGATCCCAAAATCCCTGGCAACCGGCGCTGTTGCTGTCCGGTTCAGAAGGATCGACTGGGATCCCAGCGATCCCTCTCGAGAGCTTCTTTCATCTACTAGAGGGTTTGGGCACGGCTCAGCTCACCACTCTACTCGACTGTGGCTTCACCCACACAGCGCCCTCGGTGCGCGGTAACTGGCAACTGCGGGCTCGTCCGGCAGCGGCTGTGAAGGGATCCGGATCCCCCGCTTCAGATCAATCTGTAGATCAATCTATCGGCAGCGTTCCAGCGCCCCAGCGAGTTTGGCCCACCCCACCCAAGGGCTTGCTAATCACCGCCACCACACCCCAGGATTTGGCCGCTGAGGCCAGTTGGCCGGGATTCTATGCCGGGGTGCTGACCTATCTGCTCACCCAGTACCTTTGGGAAACCACACCCGCCACTCGTTTGGCAGTGGCCTTCAATCAAGTGTCCAGTCGGCGGGAACTGGGGATGTTCGCCTGTCAACGGCCCACACTAGAAGGCAAAGAAACGGCTCGGCGCATCCCCCCCTATTTTCTCAATCTGGCCCAGTCGGGGGTGAGCGGGGTGATTCAGGATGTGAAGGGAAGTCGGGCGCAGGTGTGGTTGGGCGGGATCCCACCTGCGGCGTTGTGCGGTCTGCAACCGGGCACACTGTTAACCCCTATCCCTACAGACGCTCCTCAGGAGGTCGCTAATCCACCGACCCCGCTGGTGCTTCGGTCTCGGAACGGTTTGTTAGCTCAGGCACAGCTCTCTAGTTCCGAGGGGCAGCTTCCCCCCGTGGGCACACCTTTGCGGGAACAGTTGCGGGGCCTCTCCCAAACTTTGAAGCTCCTGGTTGGTCTAGAAGACAATCTCGGCCGCATCGAAAAAGTAGATATCACCAATGCCATCGCCAGCTTTAGCTGGATGGAAACCGCCAACCCGCGGGAACGACAGGTCGATTGCCTCCTAGGCCGCATCACCCCGGAAATGGCGAGGGCTTTTCAGTCGGATACTCTGCCCAAACCCTTGGAGGTAAACAGCTACAGCCTCTTCTGGCCTGGGCGAGAATTGGTCTTAGACTCCTGTGGGCCGGTGGGGGAAGCTGCTGCTGTGGCCGTGCAGCGGTTGGCCCCGCGTCTGGCTCATCTGCTGGCTGCAAAACGGTTACGAACCACTCTCAATGCAGCCAGTTCTCCCTTGGCGGTTGTGGCGGAGTTGGGATCCAAGGACAAATCTCCCTCTTTGGCGGCACGCTTTACCCAGGCGGTGACCTCCACCCCCGTTGAACTGGGGATGCAACGCTTCATGCGCGGGGATCCCTTGCGCCTCACTCTGCGCAACAACGGTGAGCAAGATCTGTTCGGCTATGTGTTGATGACAGACCCGACCGGGCAACTGCACCTCTTGGCCCCGATGCCGCAGGATAACTTCACCCTGCCGCTGCGCCTGGAAGCCCAAAGCACCTTGGTTTTGCCCCGTTTGCCTGAAACCGACAACGAGTTGCGCACCACCCCAGGTAGTTCGGATTTGTTGACCTGTAACGCTCAGGGGCTAACAGAATTGTTGTTTGTAGCCAGCACTCGCCCCCTGCAGACCAGCCTGGAAGCTCTCAAAAGCATGGCCCGCAAACTGGGAGTAACCCGTTCGCCGATGTTGCTCAATGGGCCGCTGGAATGGACGCAAATGCTGATGGAGGAGCTGACCAGCCGTGCTTCTGAGTCTTTTGGCTCCAGTGATGCCGACTTGCGCCTGCTGGATCCCGCCCAATCCCTTACTCTCTCGCTCACCTATACGTTGATTTAA